One window of Toxotes jaculatrix isolate fToxJac2 chromosome 19, fToxJac2.pri, whole genome shotgun sequence genomic DNA carries:
- the gpr176 gene encoding G-protein coupled receptor 176 isoform X2, translating to MSENCLSDHFLKFFTFLPTGNATVLWCTCCTNVFKSVTNRFIKNLACSGICAGLVCVPFDVALGASPRCCWWLHTLLLCKAIKFLHKLFCSVTVLSFSAIALDRYYSVLYPLERKISDARSRDLVIYIWVHAVVASVPVLAVTNVTDVYVTSSCSDDNAHSLGHMVYVLIYNITTVILPLALVFLFMLLIRRALSASQKKKVIIAALRTPQNSISIPYVSQREAELHATLLAVVLAFSACSAPYGALVVYRTILADTKELPISLYLTALWLPKVSLLTNPLLFLTVNRSARHSWLELLARIHRRYSRRNVVSTGGLASLGAEGVIGEPVGLETAGRSGSQLLEMFNIGQQHIFRPSEEEEEEEEVENEIPSQVTGACSGPKEDLKGRSRLGSLREDVIPKKDPLQGSGGGLVITKEGPPAIIAPRASPVHTCAYASSSQVAPATPTEAEDSTQFGFGPFELPPQWLPETRNSKKRLLPPLGNTPEELIQTKLPRPRPERRISRNNKVSTIPTVDQ from the exons atGTCAGAAAACTGTTTGTCTGATCATTTTCTCAAATTCTTCACCTTTCTCCCCACAGGAAATGCCACAGTGTTGTGGTGCACCTGCTGCACAAATGTCTTCAAATCCGTGACCAACCGCTTCATCAAGAATCTGGCGTGCTCGGGCATCTGTGCCGGCCTGGTGTGCGTGCCCTTCGATGTGGCGCTCGGAGCCAGCCCTCGCTGCTGCTGGTGGCtccacactctgctgctctgcaagGCCATCAAGTTCCTGCATAAACTCTTCTGCTCCGTCACCGTGCTCAGTTTCAGCGCCATCGCGCTCGACAG ATACTACTCCGTACTGTACCCATTAGAGAGGAAGATCTCGGATGCAAGATCCAGAGATCTGGTCATCTATATCTGGGTCCATGCGGTGGTGGCGAGCGTCCCCGTGTTGGCTGTGACCAACGTGACGGACGTGTACGTCACCTCATCCTGCTCAGATGACAACGCCCACTCCCTGGGCCACATGGTGTATGTGCTGATCTACAACATCACCACAGTGATCCTCCCTCTCGCCCTGGTCTTCCTGTTCATGCTGCTGATCCGCAGAGCGCTCAGCGCCAGCCAGAAGAAGAAGGTGATCATCGCGGCGCTGCGGACTCCACAGAACAGCATCTCCATCCCGTACGTGTCCCAGCGAGAGGCCGAGCTGCACGCCACTCTGCTGGCTGTGGTGCTGGCTTTCTCCGCCTGCAGCGCCCCCTATGGGGCCTTGGTGGTTTATCGCACCATTTTGGCGGACACCAAGGAGCTGCCCATCTCACTGTATCTCACAGCCCTGTGGCTCCCCAAGGTGTCCCTGCTCACCAATCCACTCTTGTTTCTGACTGTTAACCGCTCAGCGCGTCATAGCTGGCTGGAACTGCTGGCCAGGATTCACAGACGTTACAGCCGCCGTAACGTGGTCAGCACCGGGGGCCTGGCCTCTTTAGGAGCAGAGGGGGTGATCGGAGAGCCGGTGGGACTGGAGACAGCCGGCCGCTCCGGGAGCCAGCTTCTGGAGATGTTCAACATTGGCCAGCAGCATATCTTCAGACcctctgaagaggaggaggaagaggaggaggtggagaatgAGATCCCTTCTCAAGTAACAGGAGCCTGCTCTGGGCCAAAAGAGGATCTAAAGGGCAGGTCAAGACTAGGGAGCCTCAGAGAGGACGTGATCCCCAAAAAGGACCCTCTGCAGGGCTCAGGGGGAGGACTGGTCATCACCAAAGAGGGCCCTCCTGCAATCATAGCTCCCCGGGCCTCTCCGGTCCACACATGCGCTTATGCCTCTTCATCACAGGTGGCGCCAGCTACGCCTACAGAAGCTGAGGACTCCACACAGTTTGGTTTTGGACCATTTGAGCTCCCGCCTCAGTGGTTACCAGAGACCAGGAACAGCAAGAAGAGGCTGCTGCCTCCACTGGGTAACACACcagaggagctgatccagaccAAACTGCCCAGGCCCCGGCCTGAACGGAGAATCAGCAGAAACAATAAGGTCAGCACCATTCCCACTGTGGACCAGTGA